GCCGGCAGCCGGCGAAGACATGAGGAAGGTGAGGAACTCCTGCACTCCGTGCTGCCGGACGTCGGCGCCGGTCGTCAAGACGAAGTCACCGGCCCGCACGAACGCTTCGGCGGGGGCGTGCATGATGTCCACCCACAGCACCTCGCGGGTCAACCCGCGGTGCCCGGCGATCACCGCGCCCTGATCCAGCGGCGGGACCGTCAGGGCCGCCGCCACGGTCAGTGGCGCGCGCTGAGACATGTGGGCCCGTTTCCTCTCGAACTCGACGGGTCGCTGACACCGCCGCAAAGTGACGGTATCAGCGACCCGGAACGTGCCGAGAATGCTCCTCGCTGTCAGGACTTCGGGACCGACAGGTCGGCCGGTGCCCGTCCGCTCAGGGTGGCGCCGATCGCCAGGAACACCACCGGCGCGATGCCGAAGATGACGGCAAGCGTCGTGGAGCCGCCGACCACCAGGGTCAGGTTCGCGATGATCAGCGCAACGGCCGCAGCCAGCACGATCGCCGCCACCACGGACAGCACGATGATCTTCGTCGGGCCACCACGCCGCTTGAAGAAGATCGCGGCCGAGATCGTCGTCAGCAGCCACAGGATCGACAGTCCCCAGATGCCCAGCCCGCCGAGCGGGCCGAAGATCTGCAGCACCGGATCCAGCCCGAGCACCACGAACACACCCATGATCACCAGCGACAGCACCGAGACCAGGACCGACGCGTTCGCCGGGGAGCCGAGTTTCGGGTGGACCTCACCGAGCTTGCGCGGGAGCACATTGTCGCGGCCCAGCACGAAGGTGTACCGCGCGGCGATGTTGTGGAAGGCCAGCGCGCAGGCGAACACACTGACGAACCAGAACAGGGTGGTGAGGTCCTTGCCCAGGATGCCGAGGTACTTCTCGGCGGTGTTGACCATGTAGTTGTCCGGGTCATCCTTGGCGACCTGGATGGCGTCGTTGCCGCCGTTGCCCTCGACCAGAGCCCAGCTGGAGAAGGCGTAGAAGGTGGCCACGATGCCGACGGCCCAGTAGGTGGCGCGGGGGACGGTGCGGTCGGGGTCGCGGGCCTCGTCCCGGAAGACCGCGGTCGCCTCGACGCCGACGAAACCCCAGAGGGCGTAGAGGAGCGCGATGCCGAAGGCGCCCGAGATGCCGGACGGGCTGAAGGAATCACCGGTGATTCCCTTGTCGCCGCCCTGAAGCACGATGACGAGGTCCAGCACGACCAGGATGGCGACCTCCGATACCAGGAAGATGCCCAGCACCTTGGCGCTGAGGTCGATGTCCCGGTAGCCGAGGAACGCGATCACCAGCAGCACCACACCGGTCAGCACCCACCACGGCAGCGCCGGGCCGCCGACGATCTCCAGGAGGCTGGACAGGATGACGCCGTCGTAGGCGGCCACCGCCAGCAGTGTCGCCATGTAGGCGGGTAGCGCCAGCACCGCGGCGCCGGTACCGACCGCTTTACCGAGCCCCTTCTGGATGTAGGCGTAGAAGGCGCCGGTATCGCTGACGTACTTCGACATCGCCACGAAACTGGCGGCGAACAGGAGGAAGATCGCGCCGGCGACCAGGAAGGCCACCGGAATACCCGTGGTGTCGCCGAGTGCCATCGCGATGGGGACATTGCCGCCGACGGTCGACAGCGGAGCGGCCGCGGCCACCACCATCAGCACGATCGCGGGCACGCCGAGATTGCCACGCAGGTGGCCGCGTGTATCCGGTGGTTTCGTATCGCTGCGCTTGTCGCCGGTATTGACAGCTTCAGTCATGGGGTGACCCTTCTCTGCGCACGGAGTACGGTTCGTCGGCTCCGAGTTCGGGGGAAAGTCTGCGAGACGGCAGGGACGTCTGCCATACGTCTGCGTCAGTTTCCAACATTTTGTTGTAATCCGGTCACACCATCAGGCTCGGCGGTGTGGTGTTCTCACACATGTTGTTGGAAGGTCGGCGCGTACCGTTGTCCGTCCACACCGTCCGGGCCGATGCTGTGTCCACCGCGATGAGATGTCCACCCGCGACGTAGAGAGGCCGCCAGTGAACAGCCCCGATCCCGAACCGGACCACCGGCTCGGACGCATTCGTCTGCTCGACGAGCAGCGCGTCAACCTCGACGGCTTCGCCGAACCGGACCCGGCGCTGGGCATGATCTCGCACCTTTCCCCGCACGACCCGGAACCGTCCTGGGTGGTGGACGGCGCGGGCAGGGTGCTGGAGATGGACTCCACCCCGGCAGCAGACTTCGACACGATCGACGAGTTCATCGTGGGGCATGCCATCGACCACGCCCAGGCGCCTGAGTCGATGGCGATGTCCGAGGTGGAACTGGCGCGGCTGATCGTCGACACCAGCGTGCCGCGCGCGGACGTGCTGAAGGTGTGCTCCGGGCTGACGCCGGCCAAGATGGCCCGGGTGGTGTCGGCCCTGCATCCCGTCGAGATCCAGATGGCGATGATGAAGATGCGCGCCCGCAAGACCCCGGCCAACCAGGCCCACGTCACCAACCGCCTCGACGATCCGCTGCTCATCGCGGCCGACGCGGCAACCGCCGTCGTGTACGGCTTTCGGGAGCTCGAGGCGACGGTGCCGGTGCTCGACGACGCGCCGGCGGTGGCGGTCGGGTTGCTGATCGGCTCCCAGGTGCCGGCGCCGGGGGCATTGACGCAGTGCTCGGTGGAAGAGGCCCGCGAGCTCGAACTCGGTGTGCGCGGCCTGGTCTCGTACGCCGAGACGGTATCGGTGTACGGCACCGAGCAGGTGTTCACCGACGGTGACGACACCCCGTGGTCCAAGGCGTTCCTGACGTCGTCGTACGCGTCACGCGGTATCAAGATGCGGCTGTCCAGCGGGGCCGGCTCCGAAGTGCTGATGGGCGCCGCCGAAGGCAAGTCGATGAACTACCTGGAGTCCCGATGTGTGGCCCTGGCCAAGGGCATCGGCGCGCAAGGCGTGCAGAACGGCGGCGTCGACGGGGCGGCGATCACCGCCTCGGTGCCCGGGGGCGTCAAGGAACTCCACGCCGAGAACCTCATGGTCATGTTGCGCGGGCTCGAATCCTGCAGCGGGAACGACTCGTTGATGAGCGAATCGACCATGCGGCGCACCAGTCGCACGCTGCCGACGCTGCTGTCCGGATCGGACTTCATCTTCTCCGGCTTCGGTTCGGTCGTCTCCTACGACAACATGTTCGGACCGTCGAACTTCAACGCCGACGACCTGGACGATTACCTGGTGATGCAGCGTGACTGGGGTGTGGACGGGGGGCTGCGGTCCTGCGATCCGACGACGCTGGAGGCCATGCGCCGGCAGGCCGCCGAAGCCACCCGCGCCGTGTTCGAGTACCTGGGTCTGGCCGACTTCGACGACGATCATGTGGAAGCCGTTGTCGCAGCGGCGGGTTCGAAGGACCTGCCCGAGAACGACGGGGTGAAGGTGCTCAGCGCGGCCCGGATGATCGACCAGTCGGGGCTGACGGTGCTCGATGTCGTCACCGCGCTCGCCGAGACCGGATTCACCGAACTGGCCGACCGGGTGCTGGGGATGTCCAGGGCGCGCGTGATCGGCGACTACCTGCAGACGGCCGCGATCTTCGACGAGGAGATGAACGTGCTGTCCGCACTGGAGGATCCGAACGATTACCGCGGACCCGGAACCGGATACCGGCCCACGCCCGAGCGGCAGGCCCAGATCGATACCGTGCGCCAAGCCCGGTCGGTGACCGATCTCGTCCGTGAGCAGGCGACCTTCGCCGAGCCGGACCGGCTGCGGGTGCTCGGCCCGGCCCAGGTCGGTTCGGACCCGCGCGAAGTCGTCGTCGGACTGTCTCCGGCGTTCGGCACCAAGCTGTTCCGCACGCTGTCGGGCATGACGATCTATGACGTGCTCGAACAGATCCTTGCCGGTCTCGAGGAAGAGAAGTGCGTGCCGCGGTTGGTCCGGATCGCCGACAGCATCGACCTCGGGTCGATCGGCAAGTCGGCTGCGGGTCTGTCCGGCTCCGGTATCGGGGTGGGGCTACAAGCCAAGGGCACCACGCTGATTCACCGTCGTGACCTGCCGCCGCTGGCCAACTTGGAACTGCTCAGCGTGGCGCCGCTGATCACCCCGGAGATGTACCGGATCATCGGGATCAACGCGGGTCGGCATGCCAAGGGCGCCACCCCGGCCCCGATGCGCAACGCCTACACCGACGAGGCGATCACGGCGCGGTATCACACCCGGGTGGTGTCGATGGTCGCCATCGAGCGGACCGAATGCCTTGCACTCGACGGCGGGGAGCGCCGTCGGCACGTCGATATGGAGTTCAAGCGATGACCGCGACTGCGCATTCGGGCCGCCACGTCACCGACGTCACCGTCGAGGCCGCGTGCAACGGGGACCTCGTCCTCGACGACATCCGGATCAGCCGGGAGACCCTGCTCAGGCAGGCGGAGGACGCCGAGCGCAGCGGGTCGGCGCAACTGGGCATGAACCTGCGCCGGGCGGCCGAGATGACCGCGCTGAGCGCCGAGGACATGCTCGCGTCCTACGAGGCGCTGCGGCCCGGCCGTTCGTCGTTCGAGGAACTGGAAGAGCTGGCGGGGCGTCTCGACGCGCACGATGCGCCCACCTGCGCCGCGCTGGTCCGCGAGGCCGCGGTCGTGTATCGGCGGCGCGGCCTGCTGCGATGACCGTGTGGGCCGGTGTCGACATCGGCAACGCGACCACCGAGGTGGTGCTGTGCCGTGATCTGGACGTCGTGGCCAGCGGGCGTACCCCGACCCGCGGGGGCAAGGGCTCGTCGCGCGCGATTCAGGGTGCCGCGCAACTGGTCCGGCGGCTGGCGGACAAGCACGGCCTGACCGTCGAACGGGCGGCCTTCGCGCCGACCCCGCCGGTGCATTCGACCGTCGAACGGGTCCGACTGCAGGCGCAGCGCACCGGCCGGCTCGCCATCGTCACCCGGTCCGCGGCGACCACCGCCGGTGACGCCGCGGGGGTGGGCGCCCCGGTGCCGGTCGAGTGTCTGGACACGGTCGATCCGGGGCGTCCCGTGATCGTCTGCGCGGGGCCCGCGCATGGTTACGCGGCAGTCGCCGGCCTGGTGAATGCCGCTGTCGCGGCCGGGCGCGACGTCACCGCGGTGCTCACCGCCAACGACGAGGCCGTGCTGGTGTCCAATCGGCTGGAGACTGCGCTGCCGGTCGTCGACGACGTCGATGTCGAGCACGTCCTGGGGGCGAAGCTGGTCGCCGTCGAGGTGCGGGAGGGGGTGTCGCCGTTGCAGCGGCTCACCGACCCGTTCTGGCTGGCAGACGCCTTCGGGCTCGGCGACGAGGAGCGGTCCGATGCCCGCGTCATCGCCGATCAGCTCTTCGACAGCGTGTGCGCGGTGGTGACCCTGAGTGACTCTGCCGAACCGGTCGAGCCGGTACCGATCCCTGAGCTGCCCGCCGGGCCGGTGCACGTCGTGCGGCTGGGCGATATTGCCGGCGAGGCGAATTCGCGTCGCGGCTCGGTGTCCGTCGACAGCTTGGTGATGGCGAGGATGGGCGGCGACGGGGAGGCGCCCGCCGAAGCCGACGAGCTTGCCGACGTCCTGGGGGTGCCCGTCACCCGCATCGACTCCGAGGCCGGGGCGGCCCGGGCGGGCGCGCTGACCACCCCGGGCCTCCCCGCTGACGTCGTGGTGGTGGATGTCGGCGGCGGCACCGTCGACGTGGTGGCCGAGGGCGATCGGATCGTGCTACCGGGTGCGGGGCAACTGTTGACCACGGCGACGGCGACGGCCCTGGACATCTCGACGAGCGCCGCCGAGTACGCCAAACGTAGCGAGGCGGTCACTGCGGTCACGGTGCAGCTCGTCGAGGATGAGCACGGCCGGCGCCGGTTCCTGGACCGGCCGCTCGACGGCCGCAGCACGGGTTGGCTCCTGACCCAAGCGCCCAGCGGCCTGCTGCCGTTCACCTCGGCACTCTCCGGTGCGGAGTGGCGCAGCTGGCGGTTGGCGGCCAAGCGACTCGTGATCGGTGGCAATGTGCTGCGCGGCGTGCAGCGGGTGGCCGCCGGCGTGACGGGGGTACTGCTGGTCGGCGGCGGAGCGGGCGATGACGAACTCGTCCGGGCCCTGGCCGAGCGGCTCGGTCATGACGTCACGGTGGGGCGCGGCAACGTCGGTGGCGGGCTGGGGCACCGCTTCGCGGTGGCCTACGGGCTCGTCGTCCTGGCGTCCGCGGGCATCGCCCCTGCACAACCCACCCTTGAGTGCTAGCACTCGCGTGTATAGAGTGCTAGGTGGCACGCGGCCAACCCCCGCGCCGGCACCCGCGACGACGGAGCGAAGGTACGGACGCATGCCGAACACCTGGAAAACATGAGGGCCCGGAACATCCCGGTCTCCGATACCCAACAAGTGGAGGGCTCCATCGTGGCAGTCAACATCAAGCCACTCGAGGACAAGATCCTCGTTCAGGCCAACGAGGCCGAGACCACGACCGCGTCCGGTCTGGTCATCCCCGACACCGCCAAGGAAAAGCCGCAGGAAGGCACCGTCGTCGCAGTTGGCCCCGGCCGCTGGGATGAGGATGGCGAGAAGCGGATCCCGCTGGATGTCGCCGAGGGTGACACCGTCATCTACAGCAAGTACGGCGGCACCGAGATCAAGTACGGCGGCGAGGAGTACCTGATCCTCTCCGCGCGCGACGTGCTGGCTGTCGTAAACAAGTAAGCACTCGTGTAACGCCCCGGATGTCCCCGTATCGGGTGACGTCCGGGGCGCTATGCAATCAGGCCAAAGGACATTTATGAGCAAGCAGATCGAATTCAATGAAACTGCGCGCCGCGCCATGGAGGCCGGCGTAGACAAGCTCGCCGATGCCGTCCGCGTCACCCTCGGCCCGCGTGGCCGTCACGTGGTGTTGGCCAAGGCGTTCGGCGGGCCGGTCGTGACCAACGACGGTGTCACCATCGCCCGCGAGATCGACCTGGAGGACCCGTTCGAGAACCTGGGTGCCCAGCTGGTGAAGTCGGTGGCCACCAAGACCAACGACGTCGCCGGTGACGGCACCACCACCGCGACCGTGCTCGCCCAGGCCATCGTGAAGGCCGGCCTGCGCAACGTGGCCGCCGGTGCCAACCCGATCGCGCTGGGCGCGGGCATCAGCAAGGCCGCCGACGCCGTGTCGGAGGCGCTGCTGGCCGCCGCCAAGCCGGTCAGCGACAAGACCGCCATCGCGCAGGTCGCCACCGTGTCCTCGCGTGACGAGGTGATCGGCGACTTGGTCGGCCAGGCGATGACCACAGTCGGCGCCGACGGCGTCGTCACCGTCGAGGAGTCCTCGACCCTGGAGACCGCACTTGAGGTCACCGAGGGCGTCGGTTTCGACAAGGGCTACGTCTCGGCGTACTTCGTCACCGACTTCGACCTCCAGGAAGCGGTGCTGGAGGACGCGCTGGTGCTGCTGCACCGCGACAAGATCAGCTCGCTCCCGGACCTGCTGCCGCTGCTGGAGAAGGTGGCCGAAGCCGGTAAGCCGCTGCTGATCATCGCCGAGGACATCGAGGGTGAGGCACTGTCGACCCTGGTCGTCAATGCCATCCGCAAGACGCTGAAGGCCGTCGCTGTCAAGGCGCCGTTCTTCGGTGATCGCCGCAAGGCGTTCCTCGACGATCTCGCCGTGGTCACCGGCGGACAGGTCGTCAATCCCGACGTCGGTCTGGCGCTGCGCGAGGCCGGCCTCGACGTGCTGGGTTCGGCACGCCGCGTCGTGGTGACCAAGGACAGCACCGTCATCGTCGACGGTGCGGGCACCCAGGACGACATCGACGCCCGCAAGGCGCAGTTGCGTTCGGAGATCGAGGCCACCGATTCGGACTGGGACCGCGAGAAGCTCGAAGAGCGCCTCGCCAAGCTGTCCGGCGGCGTCGCGGTCATCAAGGTCGGCGCGGCCACCGAGACGGATCTGAAGAAGCGCAAGGAAGCCGTCGAGGACGCCGTCGCGGCGGCCAAGGCGGCCGTCGAAGAGGGCATCGTCACCGGTGGTGGCGCCGCTCTGGTGCAGGCCCGGTCCGGGCTCGACAGCCTGCGTGGATCGCTGTCCGGTGACGAGCTGATCGGCCTCGAGGTGTTCGCCACCGCGCTGTCGGCTCCGCTGCACTGGATCGCGACCAACGCCGGTCTCGACGGTGCCGTCGTGGTCAACAAGGTCGGCGAACTGCCGGCCGGGCACGGTTTCAACGCCGCCACGCTGACCTACGGTGACCTGCTCGCCGAGGGCATCGTCGACCCGGTCAAGGTGACCCGCTCCGCGGTGCTCAATGCCGCGTCGGTCGCCCGGATGATTCTCACGACCGAGACCGCGATCGTCGAGAAGCCGGCTGAGGAAGCGGCAGATGCGGGCCACGGCCATCACGGCCACTCGCACTAGTTCGGCATAGCTCTACGAAGCACCCCCGGTCCTGTTGGGCCGGGGGTGTTTTGTGCTGTGCAATCGGCCCGGAGGCGCGGTCCGGCGTGCTTATGCTGTATCGGCGCAAGGAGATTGCGAGGGCATCATGCAGGTTGATCCCAACGGAAGCGCGCATGACGGCTGGGGGCCGCTACGGACCCGAACTCTGCGATGGCACGAGCCCGGTCCGACGACGGCTAAAGGGTTGGCAATGGCCGGTATCGACTACGTCAAGGCCGTCGTCGACGGTGCCTTCCCGACACCACCGATGGAAAGTCAGCTCCAGTTCGAATTCGTCGAGGTGGACCCCGGCCGGGTGGTCGTCACCTGCATGCCGGACGGTTCCTGCTACAACGGGCTGGGCACCGTTCACGGCGGTGTTCTGTGCACGTTGCTTGACGTGGTGACCGGCTGCGCGTTGCACAGCGTGCTGCCGCGGGGTAAGGGCTACACCTCGGTCGGGATCAACGTGAACTATCTGAAGTCGGTGACTTCTCAAACCGGCATCCTCACTGCGAGAGGAACAGTAATCAAGTCGGGGTCGCGGGTCGGCGTCACGCAGGGAGTTGTGACCGATGGCAGCGGCACTCCCGTGGCGACTGCCACGGCAACTCTGTTGGTATTCGATCTCTGACGGGCTTCAATCGCGCACCACAGAGACGGCGATCGTCGAGAAGCCGGCTGAGGAAGCGGCAGATGCGGGCCAAGGCCATCACGGCCACGCGCACCAGTTCGTATCTCGGGAGTAGTACCCAAGAAACGCCCCCGGGCCATCGCCGGGGGGTGTTTCGTTTATTGCGTGGATCGCATGTGGCAATGGATGTGGGATCGGTACGCAGCCAGATACTCGTGGGCATGCTGGGCGCTCACGTGTTTCCTGGCACTGCCGGCTTATCTCGCTTGGTCGTTGGCGATCATCGCTTTCGAGAGGTCCGATCGCCACATTGCGGCCACCGCGGTGACCGCGATGGTCCTGTCCGGGTTCCTGTATGTGGTGGTACTTCCCGGCGGAAGGGCGGTCCGCATCATCGAGCGGTGGGCCGCCGGCGACGACGTTGATCGAGAGAGCGCGTTACGCGCGACCTACAGCTATGGCCGGACGTTGATTGCGCGCAGCTTGACCGTCACCGTGGTCTCGGTCCTGGTGTTGTTCGTCGGCGTCGGCATGATTGCCGGGGCGAGCGGGTCGCGGCTGATCCAGTACGCCGTTCTGGGTGTCATCGTCGGAACTGTCGGCCAGTTGATCACTCTGCACAGCTATGTCGAGGGCGCCTTGCGGCCCGCCAGGGCTGCGATCGTCTCCGACACCGAGATCGGCGATTCCCTGCCTCGTTCCCGCCCGACATTCGCCGCCTGGACCATCGTGGCCATGCTTGCGGTGGGGTTTGCGTTCGCCGTCGTGGGCGCGATTCTGGGCGCCGTATTCGATGTGGCCAGGCATGGCCCGATGCTCGCGGTGCTGATCGGCGGTGCTCTGGTGCTCGTCGTCGGGCCGTCGCTCTGGGCCGCGTATTCGCCACTGCTGCAGCCCATTCGTGAGCTCGCCGAAGCAACCGAGCGCGTCGCGTCCGGTGATTTCAGTCAACGCCTGCCGGTGGTTCAGGACGACGACCTCGGCGCCCTGGCGGCGTCGTTCAACCGCATGCAGGCGGGTCTGGCCGAGCGGCGACGACTGCACGCCGCATTCGGCACCTACGTCGACCCGGACTTGGCGGCTCGACTGCTCGAGCAGGGCGACGACGTGTTCAGCGGTGAGCGTCGTGAGGTCACCGTGATGTTCGTCGACATCCGCGATTTCACCGGCTTCGCCGAGGTGAACACCGCCGAGGACACCGTCACGCGGCTCAACGCCCTGTTCGACATAGTGGTGCCCGCCGTGGTCCAGGCCGGCGGGCACGTCAACAAGTTCCTCGGTGACGGCGCGTTGGCCGTGTTCGGAGCCCCGAACGACCTCGCCGAACATGCCGATGCCGCGGTGGCCGCCGCTGTGCAGATTCACCGCCTCGTCACCGAGCGATTCGGCGCCATGATGCGGATCGGCATCGGGATCAACACCGGAGTGGTGATCGCCGGCACCATCGGGGGCGGGGGAAAGCTCGAATTCACCCTGATCGGTGACGCCGTCAACGTGGCAGCCCGTGTCGAGCAGCTCACGAAGACCACCGGTGATGCAATCCTGCTCACCCAGCATGCCGTTGACGCTCTGAGCAGGCGACTGCCTGAACTCGCCGGCCGCGGAGCCCATGGGCTGAAGGGAAAGTCCGCTCCGGTACAGGTATTCGGCCTCGACCCGGTGGCGAATCGCTGAAGGCCCACCTCGTCAGGAGGCCAGCCTGAGGTGCCGCTCTGCGGGCGGGTGGGCGACCGGAGCGGTGCGTGCATACACCGAAACCACCGAGCCCGTACGCACGATCCCGATCGGTCCGGCTCGGACGTAAGGCGTCAATTCCATTGTGTGCAAGGCCATCCGCGCCCGGGCCTGACGGTAGCCCAGCCGCACGCCGGCGACCCCGGCTGCGAGCAGACCGCTGAGCCCGGGCAGCGCGGCAGAGAGCAGCGCCCACAGCGACATCGCCGCCAGGGCGGTGACGACCCCCTGCGCCGGCGTGTGGTGCGTGCCGTCGGGACCCCGCGACTCGGCGAGCGCCAGAGCGGCCGGCTGCAGTGACGAGGTCAACGCCAGGACCTTGCCCAGACTCATACCGGCTGCGAGGGCACTGCTCAGAGTCGATGAACCCCGCTCGGGCGACAGCGAACGCGACAGGATCCTCTTCAGGACGAGCACGATCGAGTTCTCCGGGGAGAAAGCGCTCGGCAGGCGCGCATCGCCTACAGCTGGGCCTGCCCACGGCATACCGAGCGTGGCACGCAGGTCCGTGACCATTTGGATGACCGCCGTGACGACATCGAGAGCCGTGGCCACCAGTGTGCTCAGCAGGTAGGCGACGGCTGCTCCGAGGCCCGGTGTGGCGATGGACGCGACCGCCGGTGCCGGCGTCGGCGCGGCGGGGGTCGGCGGACCCTGGACGGGTGCAGCGGGCGGGGGCGGGGCCGGAGCCGGAGCCGGAGCGGGGTCTGCCGCGGCCTGCGGGGTGCCGGGGGAGGCCGCGACGTGCACCGTCGGCTCCGCGGTCTGCACAGTGGATGTCGGCGCCGTGGCCGCGGTGTCCGAGCTGCTGCTCTTGGGCTCGCTGCTGTCCGAGCTGCCCCCGGAGGTGGCGGGCGCAGGAACCTCGATGACCTCTTCGGTGAAGGAGGTCCCCGTGTCGGTCGATGGCGTGTCGTCCGGCGCATTCGATTGAGCGAAGGAGGGCGAGCGGGTTTGGGCGTCCTCGAGGTCTCCGAGCGATGTGCCCGCTTCGTCGTCGTCCGGATCGGTGCTACCGGCGTCACCCTCGGATGCCGACGCGCTGTGTGACGCGCTGTCTCCGGTGGTCGAGGTGTTCTTGCTGTCGCCGCCGGAATCGCTGGAGCTTTGACTCGAATCCGATGAGGCTTGGCCGTCGGGTTCGGCCGCTGCGATCGCGCCGTTGAGGCTGCCCATCACGAGCCCGGTGGACAGTAGGCATGCACCCGTGATCAGGTGAATACGCGTGACAATGGGGGTCTCCTCGCAGTAACGCTCGAACCCAGCGGTCGACAACGACGCATGTGCGTGACCCACCTCACAACAGGGTTCAATTCTGCGGCCACGGCGTAAGTCCTGTCAATGGATCCTTTTGCCGGGGTGCTCACACGTCGCGGATCGCCACGACGACCACGGCAGGGTTGTAGAGGTAGACGTCGTGCCCACTGTGAGTTTCGGTGACCTGTTCGCCCCGGGTTGCGTCCGCGGGCAGCAGATCGGTGCGCCAGGGTTTGTCGGCCCGACAGAACCGCGGCGGGCACCGCCGGCATCGGAG
This region of Mycolicibacterium diernhoferi genomic DNA includes:
- a CDS encoding APC family permease, whose protein sequence is MTEAVNTGDKRSDTKPPDTRGHLRGNLGVPAIVLMVVAAAAPLSTVGGNVPIAMALGDTTGIPVAFLVAGAIFLLFAASFVAMSKYVSDTGAFYAYIQKGLGKAVGTGAAVLALPAYMATLLAVAAYDGVILSSLLEIVGGPALPWWVLTGVVLLVIAFLGYRDIDLSAKVLGIFLVSEVAILVVLDLVIVLQGGDKGITGDSFSPSGISGAFGIALLYALWGFVGVEATAVFRDEARDPDRTVPRATYWAVGIVATFYAFSSWALVEGNGGNDAIQVAKDDPDNYMVNTAEKYLGILGKDLTTLFWFVSVFACALAFHNIAARYTFVLGRDNVLPRKLGEVHPKLGSPANASVLVSVLSLVIMGVFVVLGLDPVLQIFGPLGGLGIWGLSILWLLTTISAAIFFKRRGGPTKIIVLSVVAAIVLAAAVALIIANLTLVVGGSTTLAVIFGIAPVVFLAIGATLSGRAPADLSVPKS
- a CDS encoding propanediol/glycerol family dehydratase large subunit, which produces MSTRDVERPPVNSPDPEPDHRLGRIRLLDEQRVNLDGFAEPDPALGMISHLSPHDPEPSWVVDGAGRVLEMDSTPAADFDTIDEFIVGHAIDHAQAPESMAMSEVELARLIVDTSVPRADVLKVCSGLTPAKMARVVSALHPVEIQMAMMKMRARKTPANQAHVTNRLDDPLLIAADAATAVVYGFRELEATVPVLDDAPAVAVGLLIGSQVPAPGALTQCSVEEARELELGVRGLVSYAETVSVYGTEQVFTDGDDTPWSKAFLTSSYASRGIKMRLSSGAGSEVLMGAAEGKSMNYLESRCVALAKGIGAQGVQNGGVDGAAITASVPGGVKELHAENLMVMLRGLESCSGNDSLMSESTMRRTSRTLPTLLSGSDFIFSGFGSVVSYDNMFGPSNFNADDLDDYLVMQRDWGVDGGLRSCDPTTLEAMRRQAAEATRAVFEYLGLADFDDDHVEAVVAAAGSKDLPENDGVKVLSAARMIDQSGLTVLDVVTALAETGFTELADRVLGMSRARVIGDYLQTAAIFDEEMNVLSALEDPNDYRGPGTGYRPTPERQAQIDTVRQARSVTDLVREQATFAEPDRLRVLGPAQVGSDPREVVVGLSPAFGTKLFRTLSGMTIYDVLEQILAGLEEEKCVPRLVRIADSIDLGSIGKSAAGLSGSGIGVGLQAKGTTLIHRRDLPPLANLELLSVAPLITPEMYRIIGINAGRHAKGATPAPMRNAYTDEAITARYHTRVVSMVAIERTECLALDGGERRRHVDMEFKR
- a CDS encoding diol dehydratase small subunit; this translates as MTATAHSGRHVTDVTVEAACNGDLVLDDIRISRETLLRQAEDAERSGSAQLGMNLRRAAEMTALSAEDMLASYEALRPGRSSFEELEELAGRLDAHDAPTCAALVREAAVVYRRRGLLR
- a CDS encoding diol dehydratase reactivase ATPase-like domain-containing protein; amino-acid sequence: MTVWAGVDIGNATTEVVLCRDLDVVASGRTPTRGGKGSSRAIQGAAQLVRRLADKHGLTVERAAFAPTPPVHSTVERVRLQAQRTGRLAIVTRSAATTAGDAAGVGAPVPVECLDTVDPGRPVIVCAGPAHGYAAVAGLVNAAVAAGRDVTAVLTANDEAVLVSNRLETALPVVDDVDVEHVLGAKLVAVEVREGVSPLQRLTDPFWLADAFGLGDEERSDARVIADQLFDSVCAVVTLSDSAEPVEPVPIPELPAGPVHVVRLGDIAGEANSRRGSVSVDSLVMARMGGDGEAPAEADELADVLGVPVTRIDSEAGAARAGALTTPGLPADVVVVDVGGGTVDVVAEGDRIVLPGAGQLLTTATATALDISTSAAEYAKRSEAVTAVTVQLVEDEHGRRRFLDRPLDGRSTGWLLTQAPSGLLPFTSALSGAEWRSWRLAAKRLVIGGNVLRGVQRVAAGVTGVLLVGGGAGDDELVRALAERLGHDVTVGRGNVGGGLGHRFAVAYGLVVLASAGIAPAQPTLEC
- the groES gene encoding co-chaperone GroES, producing MVAVNIKPLEDKILVQANEAETTTASGLVIPDTAKEKPQEGTVVAVGPGRWDEDGEKRIPLDVAEGDTVIYSKYGGTEIKYGGEEYLILSARDVLAVVNK
- the groL gene encoding chaperonin GroEL (60 kDa chaperone family; promotes refolding of misfolded polypeptides especially under stressful conditions; forms two stacked rings of heptamers to form a barrel-shaped 14mer; ends can be capped by GroES; misfolded proteins enter the barrel where they are refolded when GroES binds) is translated as MSKQIEFNETARRAMEAGVDKLADAVRVTLGPRGRHVVLAKAFGGPVVTNDGVTIAREIDLEDPFENLGAQLVKSVATKTNDVAGDGTTTATVLAQAIVKAGLRNVAAGANPIALGAGISKAADAVSEALLAAAKPVSDKTAIAQVATVSSRDEVIGDLVGQAMTTVGADGVVTVEESSTLETALEVTEGVGFDKGYVSAYFVTDFDLQEAVLEDALVLLHRDKISSLPDLLPLLEKVAEAGKPLLIIAEDIEGEALSTLVVNAIRKTLKAVAVKAPFFGDRRKAFLDDLAVVTGGQVVNPDVGLALREAGLDVLGSARRVVVTKDSTVIVDGAGTQDDIDARKAQLRSEIEATDSDWDREKLEERLAKLSGGVAVIKVGAATETDLKKRKEAVEDAVAAAKAAVEEGIVTGGGAALVQARSGLDSLRGSLSGDELIGLEVFATALSAPLHWIATNAGLDGAVVVNKVGELPAGHGFNAATLTYGDLLAEGIVDPVKVTRSAVLNAASVARMILTTETAIVEKPAEEAADAGHGHHGHSH
- a CDS encoding PaaI family thioesterase; translation: MAGIDYVKAVVDGAFPTPPMESQLQFEFVEVDPGRVVVTCMPDGSCYNGLGTVHGGVLCTLLDVVTGCALHSVLPRGKGYTSVGINVNYLKSVTSQTGILTARGTVIKSGSRVGVTQGVVTDGSGTPVATATATLLVFDL